From Helicobacter sp. MIT 21-1697, a single genomic window includes:
- the exbB gene encoding TonB-system energizer ExbB, with protein MEFLKDYIDYIIFAILGFMSFLSVWLSCERLIFYIRINPNDYQNEEVLEEALSRNLTALYIIYSNAPYVGLLGTVIGIMITFYDMGMSGGMDAQSIMIGLSTALKATALGLVVAIPTLIVYNCFVRQMDVQLNAYKLGKKDIGEK; from the coding sequence ATGGAATTTCTCAAGGATTATATTGATTATATTATTTTTGCAATTCTTGGCTTTATGAGTTTTTTAAGCGTGTGGTTGAGCTGTGAAAGATTAATTTTTTATATACGTATCAATCCTAATGACTATCAAAATGAAGAAGTATTAGAAGAAGCATTGAGTAGAAATCTCACTGCTCTTTACATTATCTATTCTAATGCACCATATGTGGGGCTTTTAGGCACTGTTATTGGAATTATGATTACCTTTTATGATATGGGTATGAGCGGCGGTATGGACGCCCAAAGTATTATGATTGGCTTATCTACTGCGCTTAAAGCCACTGCGCTTGGCTTAGTAGTCGCTATTCCTACTTTGATTGTATATAATTGCTTTGTGCGTCAAATGGACGTCCAGCTCAATGCTTACAAGCTTGGTAAAAAAGACATTGGTGAGAAATAA
- the nikR gene encoding nickel-responsive transcriptional regulator NikR: protein MKPNIIRFSVSLPQNLLENLDERLTHKGYSSRSELVRDMIREKLNEEVWSNGAEDKQGVAVLTIIYDHHQRELNQRMIDIQHTNTHNGNVEILCNTHVHLDHHNCLETIILRGKGTQIENLSIEIGGLKGVKFFKLTRASRFE from the coding sequence ATGAAGCCTAATATTATCCGATTTAGCGTATCTCTCCCACAGAATCTCCTTGAAAATCTTGATGAGCGTCTTACGCATAAGGGATATTCTTCACGTTCTGAACTTGTGCGAGATATGATACGCGAAAAACTCAATGAGGAAGTGTGGAGCAATGGTGCTGAAGATAAGCAGGGTGTAGCAGTTTTGACGATTATTTATGACCATCATCAGCGTGAGCTTAATCAAAGAATGATTGATATTCAGCATACAAATACACATAATGGTAATGTTGAGATTCTTTGCAATACACACGTGCATTTAGATCATCATAACTGCCTTGAAACGATTATTTTGCGTGGCAAAGGAACACAAATTGAGAATCTAAGCATTGAAATTGGCGGGCTTAAAGGTGTGAAGTTTTTTAAATTGACGCGTGCAAGTCGCTTTGAGTAA
- a CDS encoding c-type cytochrome, with protein MNRFLLFCIFPLFFIACFDDKKQDSKHTSVSQVKQSNTDPNKNTLENVSSSTTTKAAPLPNAEVLYGKCAACHGKDGKSVAPGSVGNVLIASLNKAQVTESLKGFRDRTLSKGGNSVIMYMQAKNLSDQDIEALANYIDAF; from the coding sequence ATGAATAGATTTCTTCTTTTTTGTATATTCCCTTTGTTTTTTATCGCTTGTTTTGATGATAAAAAACAAGATTCTAAACATACTTCAGTATCTCAAGTTAAACAATCCAATACTGATCCAAATAAGAATACCTTAGAGAATGTAAGTTCTTCTACGACTACAAAAGCCGCTCCCTTACCTAATGCAGAGGTGCTTTATGGTAAATGTGCAGCGTGCCACGGCAAAGATGGTAAGAGTGTCGCACCCGGAAGTGTAGGCAATGTGCTTATTGCTTCACTTAATAAAGCACAAGTAACAGAATCACTCAAAGGATTCCGCGATCGCACATTGAGCAAGGGTGGCAATTCTGTTATTATGTATATGCAGGCAAAAAACTTAAGTGATCAAGACATTGAGGCATTGGCAAATTATATTGATGCGTTTTAG
- the exbD gene encoding TonB system transport protein ExbD, whose product MRIPKKDGLNIVPFIDVMLVLLAIVLSVSTFIAQGQIKVELPYASQNQQDKNEKPSIITIDEHNVIYFDDKVTDIESLKNEIANIDNKTLIQLKSDKNAKFETFIQIVDILKEKGHENFGISTKSK is encoded by the coding sequence ATGAGAATCCCAAAAAAAGATGGCTTGAATATTGTCCCATTCATTGATGTAATGCTTGTGCTTTTAGCCATTGTGCTTAGTGTATCAACTTTTATAGCTCAAGGACAAATTAAAGTAGAATTGCCTTATGCAAGCCAAAATCAACAAGATAAAAATGAGAAACCAAGTATAATTACTATTGATGAGCACAATGTGATTTATTTTGATGATAAAGTTACCGATATAGAATCCCTTAAAAATGAGATTGCCAATATTGATAATAAAACACTTATTCAACTTAAAAGTGATAAAAATGCAAAATTTGAAACTTTTATTCAAATTGTAGATATTTTAAAGGAGAAAGGACATGAAAACTTCGGCATTTCAACAAAATCCAAGTAA
- the rsfS gene encoding ribosome silencing factor, producing MQEKHIDERIERIATLLADKKGEDIEVFDLRGRDYIVDKVVIVSAMIGKHSFALLDYLKSELKPQGEVFYATEEESEDWVIADLGDIMIHIFTPNHRKKFNLEEFLHSLMTQKQQCF from the coding sequence TTGCAAGAAAAACATATAGATGAGAGGATTGAGCGCATTGCCACGCTTTTAGCGGATAAAAAAGGTGAGGATATTGAAGTATTTGATTTGCGTGGTAGGGATTATATTGTGGATAAAGTGGTTATTGTTAGCGCGATGATAGGGAAGCATTCTTTCGCTCTGCTTGATTATCTTAAAAGCGAGTTAAAGCCTCAAGGGGAAGTATTTTATGCGACTGAAGAAGAGAGTGAAGATTGGGTGATTGCTGATTTGGGAGATATTATGATTCATATTTTTACACCTAATCATCGCAAAAAATTTAATTTAGAAGAATTTTTACATTCACTTATGACTCAAAAACA
- a CDS encoding energy transducer TonB: MKTSAFQQNPSNPYQNSKQHLHFEQTYQKNKQNTFFTSHKIAFALSFVLHFAFAMTFYTYFYHTDFAQNGDNITTLALATFQTPSQQEEVETPKPKPLVHKTKHQHKEIIKEEGKLAKKEEEVSPTNKAPKAKPNEKIEEGEIIQTLSYKNGSEDDLFSKIKSAIDRRTKYPTMARKRGLEGEVIVEFIIYQNGKVANIRLIKACEYEPFNTAAINAIKKAQDDFPTLSSTTKIELPIKYELDRI, translated from the coding sequence ATGAAAACTTCGGCATTTCAACAAAATCCAAGTAATCCATATCAAAATAGCAAACAACATCTGCATTTTGAACAAACTTATCAAAAAAACAAACAAAACACCTTTTTTACATCTCATAAAATAGCTTTTGCTCTTAGTTTTGTGCTACATTTTGCATTTGCAATGACATTTTATACATATTTTTATCATACTGATTTTGCTCAAAATGGTGATAACATCACAACTCTTGCTCTAGCAACTTTTCAAACCCCTTCTCAACAAGAAGAAGTGGAAACTCCCAAACCCAAACCTCTCGTGCATAAAACAAAACATCAGCATAAAGAAATTATAAAAGAAGAAGGTAAGCTTGCAAAAAAAGAGGAAGAAGTATCACCCACAAATAAAGCTCCCAAAGCTAAGCCTAATGAAAAGATAGAAGAAGGTGAAATAATACAAACACTTTCATATAAAAATGGAAGCGAAGATGATTTGTTCTCAAAGATTAAAAGCGCAATTGACCGCAGAACTAAATATCCAACTATGGCAAGAAAAAGAGGATTGGAGGGTGAAGTGATTGTAGAATTTATCATTTATCAAAATGGTAAAGTAGCAAATATTCGTCTCATCAAAGCTTGTGAATATGAACCATTTAATACCGCTGCAATCAATGCCATAAAAAAGGCTCAAGATGATTTTCCTACTCTAAGCTCAACAACCAAAATTGAGTTACCAATTAAATACGAACTTGATAGAATCTAA
- a CDS encoding nicotinate-nicotinamide nucleotide adenylyltransferase, translated as MSNIIALYGGSFDPLHYAHLEIIRILRENPLYEQIILMPNYRNPLKPPSFFTPLQRLQMCKILADEMNNAPKNQKIPYIAVSDYEVRENQPVFSVQSVAFIKEQMARQHSNAQLVFVLGEDSFRNLAQWKDVQRLCQMVEFVLVKRESSQKDSQELPHIVPYARIIEYLDMPPRVGHFSSSFVRSLFEKGHIEEALKLIPVCLHTFIKAHFRL; from the coding sequence TTGAGTAATATTATCGCACTTTATGGCGGGAGTTTTGACCCGCTTCATTATGCTCATTTGGAAATTATCCGCATTTTGCGTGAGAATCCTCTGTATGAGCAAATTATCCTTATGCCAAATTATCGTAATCCCCTTAAACCTCCCTCATTTTTTACGCCATTGCAGCGATTGCAAATGTGTAAAATCCTTGCTGATGAGATGAATAATGCACCAAAAAATCAAAAGATTCCATATATAGCAGTCAGTGATTATGAAGTGCGAGAGAATCAACCTGTATTTAGTGTGCAAAGTGTAGCTTTTATCAAAGAGCAAATGGCACGGCAGCACTCTAATGCACAGCTTGTTTTTGTGCTAGGAGAGGATAGCTTTAGGAATCTTGCGCAGTGGAAAGATGTGCAGAGATTATGTCAAATGGTAGAGTTTGTGCTTGTAAAACGCGAAAGTTCCCAAAAAGATTCTCAAGAATTACCACATATTGTGCCTTATGCACGCATTATTGAGTATTTAGATATGCCTCCTCGTGTAGGGCATTTTTCTTCAAGCTTTGTACGTTCTTTATTTGAAAAAGGACACATAGAAGAGGCTTTAAAGCTTATTCCCGTATGTTTGCATACTTTTATCAAGGCACATTTTAGGCTATAA
- the fusA gene encoding elongation factor G: protein MARKTPLARIRNIGIAAHIDAGKTTTSERILFYTGVSHKIGEVHDGAATMDWMEQEKERGITITSATTTCFWRDYQINLIDTPGHVDFTIEVERSMRVLDGAIAVFCSVGGVQPQSETVWRQANKYGVPRMVFVNKMDRIGANFYSVESQIKQRLKANPVPINIPIGAEENFKGVVDLVQMKAIVWNDESMGAKYDIEEIPSELVEKANEYREKLLEAAAEQDETLMEKYLGGEELSIEEIKKGIKIGCLNMSLIPMLCGSSFKNKGVQTLLDAVVDYLPAPTEVAEIKGIDPKNETELSVESSDEGAFAGLAFKIMTDPFVGQLTFVRAYRGKLDSGSYVLNSTKGKKERVGRLLKMHSNKREDIKEIYAGEICAFVGLKDTVTGDTLCDEKVPVILERMDFPEPVIQIAVEPKTKADQEKMSIALGKLAEEDPSFRVSTHEETGQTLIGGMGELHLEIIVDRLKREFKVEAEVGEPQVAFRETIRTAVEQECKYAKQSGGRGQYGHVHIRLEPKEAGTGYEFVNNISGGVIPKEYIPAVDKGIQEAMQNGVLAGYPVVDFKITLYDGSYHDVDSSEMAFKIAGSMAFKDACRKANAVLLEPMMKVEVEVPEEYMGDVIGDLNRRRGQINSMDDRMGLKIVNAFVPLAEMFGYSTDLRSATQGRGTYTMEFDHYGEVPSNVAKEIMEKRKG, encoded by the coding sequence ATGGCAAGAAAAACCCCTTTAGCAAGAATTAGAAACATTGGTATTGCTGCTCATATTGATGCAGGTAAAACAACGACTTCAGAGAGAATTTTATTTTATACAGGTGTGAGCCATAAGATTGGTGAAGTGCATGATGGCGCGGCAACTATGGATTGGATGGAGCAAGAAAAAGAGCGGGGGATTACAATTACCTCTGCAACAACAACTTGCTTTTGGCGAGATTATCAAATTAATCTTATTGACACACCCGGGCACGTTGATTTTACTATTGAAGTTGAACGCTCTATGCGTGTGCTTGATGGAGCTATTGCTGTATTTTGTTCGGTAGGAGGAGTGCAGCCTCAAAGCGAAACTGTATGGAGACAAGCGAATAAATATGGTGTGCCTCGTATGGTTTTTGTGAATAAAATGGATAGAATCGGTGCAAATTTTTATAGCGTTGAAAGTCAAATTAAGCAACGTTTAAAGGCTAATCCTGTACCTATTAATATTCCTATTGGTGCAGAAGAGAACTTTAAAGGTGTTGTTGATTTAGTGCAAATGAAAGCCATTGTATGGAATGATGAATCAATGGGAGCAAAATATGATATAGAAGAGATTCCATCGGAACTTGTTGAGAAAGCCAATGAATACCGAGAAAAGCTCCTTGAGGCTGCAGCAGAGCAAGATGAAACTTTAATGGAAAAATATCTCGGTGGTGAGGAATTAAGTATTGAAGAGATTAAAAAGGGTATAAAGATTGGTTGTTTAAATATGAGTCTTATACCTATGCTTTGTGGCTCAAGTTTTAAAAACAAAGGGGTGCAGACACTCCTTGATGCAGTAGTGGATTATCTGCCTGCTCCTACCGAAGTAGCAGAGATTAAGGGTATTGACCCTAAAAATGAAACAGAGTTAAGTGTAGAATCTAGTGATGAAGGCGCATTTGCAGGATTAGCCTTTAAGATTATGACTGATCCATTTGTGGGACAGCTTACTTTTGTGCGTGCATATCGTGGTAAGTTAGATTCTGGTAGTTATGTACTTAATTCAACAAAAGGTAAAAAGGAACGTGTAGGACGACTTTTAAAAATGCACTCTAATAAGCGCGAGGATATTAAAGAAATTTATGCTGGCGAAATTTGTGCATTTGTAGGTTTAAAAGACACTGTTACGGGCGATACACTTTGTGATGAAAAAGTGCCTGTGATTTTAGAGCGTATGGATTTCCCAGAGCCTGTTATTCAAATTGCTGTAGAACCAAAGACAAAGGCTGACCAAGAGAAAATGTCTATTGCTCTTGGCAAACTTGCTGAAGAAGACCCGAGCTTTAGAGTAAGCACACACGAAGAGACAGGACAGACACTTATTGGTGGTATGGGTGAGCTTCACTTAGAGATTATTGTTGATAGGTTAAAACGTGAGTTTAAAGTAGAAGCCGAAGTGGGTGAGCCACAAGTTGCTTTTAGGGAGACAATTAGAACTGCAGTTGAACAAGAATGTAAATATGCTAAACAATCAGGTGGGCGTGGGCAGTATGGACACGTGCATATTAGGCTTGAGCCAAAAGAAGCAGGCACAGGCTATGAATTTGTTAATAATATTAGTGGTGGAGTTATACCAAAAGAATATATTCCAGCTGTTGATAAGGGCATTCAAGAAGCAATGCAAAATGGTGTACTTGCAGGATATCCCGTAGTAGATTTTAAAATAACACTTTATGATGGAAGCTATCATGATGTGGATTCATCTGAAATGGCGTTTAAAATTGCCGGCTCTATGGCATTTAAAGACGCTTGCCGTAAGGCAAACGCAGTGCTATTAGAGCCTATGATGAAGGTTGAGGTAGAGGTCCCTGAAGAGTATATGGGTGATGTCATAGGAGATTTAAACAGAAGACGAGGGCAAATCAACTCAATGGACGATCGTATGGGATTAAAGATTGTGAATGCTTTTGTTCCTCTTGCCGAAATGTTTGGATATTCTACTGACTTGCGTTCAGCTACACAGGGTAGAGGTACATATACAATGGAATTTGACCACTATGGTGAAGTGCCAAGTAATGTTGCCAAAGAAATTATGGAAAAACGAAAGGGATAA